In Desulfopila inferna, a single window of DNA contains:
- a CDS encoding cupin domain-containing protein gives MISVKDAEGTPYDAAKHSEVYGLQKITEAQSKRTTVCYSYFQPNGGAEMSSSPKERIYYVVKGSITVCGPDEKHVLNEGDLIYIAPGEERDMVINGGKPAEVLVTIVTP, from the coding sequence ATGATCAGTGTAAAAGATGCCGAAGGGACACCCTACGACGCTGCCAAGCATTCCGAGGTCTATGGCTTACAGAAGATTACCGAGGCCCAGTCCAAACGTACCACGGTCTGTTATTCATATTTTCAGCCCAACGGTGGCGCAGAAATGAGCTCTTCTCCAAAAGAGAGAATCTATTACGTCGTCAAAGGATCCATCACCGTATGTGGTCCTGACGAAAAACATGTCCTGAACGAAGGGGATTTAATCTATATCGCGCCGGGCGAAGAGCGTGACATGGTGATCAACGGCGGCAAACCCGCTGAAGTGCTTGTGACTATTGTCACCCCCTGA
- a CDS encoding thiolase C-terminal domain-containing protein, with protein sequence MGFSEKVFSDFAAVAVEGALKDANIEWKKIQAIMAGIFIYGGNAGHLSGQYLESIFGETGVPVVNVYNACATGSAAIRMAYNSVAAGETDTALAFGADVSPKGFLTAKSDNAVQDRDVIRWKMGGLPNPIYWALECRKRMEKYGTTEEDLALVKVLMSEYGAKNPDARFKKPYTMEEVLNSVYVCDPLRLYEICPVSTGAAAVIVTADKELISKADKAVKINATTMGSSIYGDPTIRISALSCPAVAEAPMLSESYSASRQAYEKSGIGPDDIDVLELPDNSSWHYLVYLETCGFCKEGEADKMLRDGMTKIGAKLAVNPSGGFSSHGEALSAQALWQVIECANQLRGRGGARQVEGAKVAMAQTYGLMGNSGTTILTL encoded by the coding sequence ATGGGTTTCTCTGAAAAAGTATTCTCTGATTTCGCGGCAGTTGCTGTTGAAGGCGCTCTGAAAGATGCGAACATCGAATGGAAAAAAATTCAGGCAATTATGGCCGGGATTTTTATTTATGGCGGCAACGCCGGTCACCTTTCCGGTCAATATCTGGAGTCCATTTTTGGCGAAACCGGTGTCCCGGTGGTAAACGTATACAACGCTTGCGCTACCGGATCGGCCGCTATTAGAATGGCGTACAACAGTGTAGCTGCCGGCGAGACTGATACTGCCCTGGCCTTTGGTGCAGACGTATCGCCGAAAGGTTTTCTGACCGCCAAATCAGACAACGCTGTTCAGGACAGAGACGTGATCAGATGGAAAATGGGTGGCCTGCCTAACCCGATTTATTGGGCGCTGGAGTGCAGAAAAAGGATGGAGAAATACGGCACCACCGAAGAGGATCTGGCGCTGGTGAAGGTCCTGATGAGTGAGTATGGTGCAAAGAATCCAGACGCTCGGTTTAAAAAACCTTACACCATGGAAGAGGTACTGAACTCCGTCTATGTTTGTGATCCTCTAAGGCTATATGAGATTTGCCCGGTGAGTACCGGTGCTGCTGCGGTTATTGTTACAGCCGACAAGGAATTGATCAGTAAAGCGGACAAAGCGGTGAAGATTAACGCCACCACCATGGGAAGCTCCATCTACGGTGACCCGACCATCAGAATATCAGCGCTCTCCTGCCCGGCAGTTGCTGAAGCCCCAATGCTCAGTGAAAGCTACTCGGCTTCCCGGCAGGCGTATGAAAAATCCGGTATTGGCCCCGATGATATCGATGTGCTGGAACTGCCCGATAACAGCTCCTGGCATTACCTGGTGTACCTGGAGACATGCGGGTTCTGTAAAGAGGGCGAAGCGGATAAGATGCTGCGAGACGGTATGACTAAAATCGGTGCAAAACTGGCCGTAAACCCAAGCGGTGGCTTTTCTTCACATGGAGAGGCGCTTTCTGCTCAAGCTCTCTGGCAGGTCATCGAATGCGCGAATCAACTAAGAGGAAGAGGCGGTGCCCGTCAGGTTGAGGGCGCAAAAGTTGCTATGGCGCAGACTTACGGTTTGATGGGTAACAGCGGTACTACAATCCTGACTTTATAG
- a CDS encoding Zn-ribbon domain-containing OB-fold protein has protein sequence MENMANKVARIPNLVDWSTGEVRLMSAKCNSCGTHFFPKEHYQHRPGCSREGVEDVLLPQKGKLASYTIQYYPCPAPFKTEKKITPYGIGLIEFEEEKIQVTGIITETDLKSLKLGMEMETTILEMFTNEEKQQVVTWAFRAVK, from the coding sequence ATGGAAAACATGGCAAATAAAGTAGCTCGTATACCGAATTTAGTAGACTGGTCGACTGGCGAAGTCAGATTAATGAGTGCAAAATGTAACTCTTGCGGAACGCATTTTTTTCCCAAAGAACATTACCAGCATCGTCCCGGTTGCTCAAGAGAGGGTGTGGAAGATGTCTTGCTTCCCCAAAAAGGTAAGCTGGCGAGTTATACCATTCAATATTATCCCTGCCCCGCGCCCTTTAAAACTGAGAAAAAGATTACACCATACGGTATTGGTCTGATTGAGTTTGAAGAGGAAAAAATTCAGGTTACCGGCATCATAACAGAGACCGATCTGAAATCTCTCAAGCTGGGGATGGAGATGGAAACAACCATTCTTGAAATGTTCACCAATGAGGAAAAACAGCAAGTGGTGACCTGGGCCTTTCGGGCAGTTAAATAA
- a CDS encoding enoyl-CoA hydratase-related protein, with product MVYENIIYEKEENIAVITFNRPEAMNALNNQTRAEFREAIADVAFDDNIKVLILTGSGKAFVAGSDIKEFNKTTPFAAHNILRLGEMVEKLEKPVIAAVNGFCLGGGCEIAMGCDIIIASEKAKFGQTEINIGIIPGGGGTQRLQRLIGPCRAKELIYTGDIIRAEEADRIGLVNRVVPMDELMPSAKEMAKKIATKSSAALKLAKTAINRGMQTNLESGLKYEYELYSLSLSLEDKAEGVNAFLEKRAPKFVGR from the coding sequence ATGGTTTACGAGAATATTATTTACGAAAAAGAAGAGAATATTGCTGTCATTACCTTTAACCGTCCCGAGGCGATGAACGCCCTGAACAACCAGACCAGGGCTGAATTCCGCGAAGCCATTGCCGACGTGGCCTTCGACGACAATATCAAGGTTCTTATTCTCACCGGGAGCGGCAAGGCCTTTGTTGCCGGCAGCGATATCAAAGAGTTCAATAAAACCACGCCTTTTGCTGCCCACAACATCCTACGGCTGGGAGAAATGGTGGAAAAGCTGGAGAAGCCGGTCATAGCGGCTGTCAACGGCTTCTGCCTGGGCGGCGGCTGTGAGATCGCCATGGGCTGCGACATCATCATCGCTTCGGAAAAGGCCAAGTTCGGCCAGACCGAAATCAACATCGGTATTATTCCAGGCGGCGGCGGCACCCAGCGGCTGCAGCGGCTTATCGGCCCCTGCCGGGCCAAGGAGCTGATCTATACCGGTGATATCATCCGCGCCGAAGAGGCGGATCGCATCGGCCTGGTCAACCGGGTGGTACCGATGGATGAACTGATGCCCTCCGCCAAAGAGATGGCGAAAAAGATCGCCACCAAGAGCTCCGCGGCCCTCAAGCTGGCCAAAACCGCGATCAACCGCGGCATGCAGACCAATCTGGAAAGCGGTTTGAAGTATGAGTATGAACTCTACAGTCTTTCTTTAAGCCTGGAAGATAAAGCGGAAGGTGTTAATGCTTTCCTTGAAAAAAGGGCGCCGAAGTTTGTCGGACGATAG
- a CDS encoding 4Fe-4S dicluster domain-containing protein: MSRYSILIDVNKCNGCFNCFLACRDEYFGNEYPGYSAAQPLNGQFWMQVQEIERGEYPKPKISYIPRPCMHCESAPCIDAAKDGAVYRRDDGIVIIDPEKAKGQEALVNACPYRVIFWDAEKQLPQKCTMCAHRLDEGEKMPRCVESCPVEALVFGDLDDPNSQIAKLSASLATESLHPEFGTDSLVQYVGLPKCFVAGEVVYKGNEGECAPGVKVTLSGGGRKLETVTDIFGDFEFEGLDKNEKYQVIVSADGYAENKVEFSTYKDVNLGEIILEAK; encoded by the coding sequence ATGTCTCGATACTCCATATTGATAGATGTCAACAAATGTAACGGCTGCTTTAACTGCTTTCTTGCCTGCCGAGATGAATATTTTGGTAATGAATACCCTGGCTACTCTGCAGCGCAGCCGCTGAACGGTCAGTTCTGGATGCAGGTGCAGGAGATTGAGCGTGGTGAATATCCGAAACCAAAGATTTCCTATATCCCTAGACCGTGTATGCACTGCGAATCCGCACCCTGCATAGACGCAGCAAAAGATGGCGCAGTGTATCGCAGAGATGACGGTATCGTCATCATCGACCCGGAGAAGGCGAAAGGCCAGGAAGCTCTCGTCAATGCCTGTCCATACCGGGTGATCTTCTGGGATGCAGAAAAGCAGCTGCCGCAGAAGTGTACCATGTGCGCGCATCGCCTTGATGAGGGGGAAAAAATGCCCCGCTGCGTTGAATCCTGCCCCGTTGAGGCCCTTGTTTTTGGTGATCTGGATGACCCGAACAGCCAGATAGCCAAGCTTTCTGCCAGTCTTGCTACCGAGAGCCTGCATCCTGAATTCGGCACCGATTCTCTGGTGCAATACGTTGGCCTCCCGAAATGTTTTGTCGCTGGAGAAGTTGTCTATAAGGGCAACGAGGGCGAGTGTGCACCTGGGGTGAAGGTTACCCTGTCCGGGGGCGGACGGAAACTCGAAACAGTTACTGATATCTTCGGCGATTTTGAATTTGAAGGGCTGGATAAAAATGAAAAATATCAGGTTATCGTTTCTGCTGACGGGTATGCGGAAAATAAGGTGGAATTTTCTACTTATAAAGACGTGAACCTGGGTGAAATAATTCTGGAAGCTAAATAA
- a CDS encoding molybdopterin-dependent oxidoreductase has protein sequence MMSEQVFTNCTNAGPVSVYVKDGKVTRMRPLVADEKDFKPWVIEADGKKYSPPKKFNVAPYVHADRRRLYSDDRIKYPMKRVDFDPNGERNPQNRGKSPYVRISWDEALAIVSSEIKRVTATYGGSAISGMTSSHHNWGIVGYKMGPFARFMNMLEFTPVLDNPDSWEGWHWGATHTYGFYWRLGMPEQYDLLEDSLQNAEMIVLWSNDPDSTRGTYTGQESAQWRQWLKEKGVKMVFIDPFHNFTAGVMEGKWIAPRMGTDTALAMAIAYVWITEDIYDKEYVKDRTIGFDEFKPYVLGETDGQPKTPEWAEEESGVKARVIRALAREWAAKRTILSGGSRGGEGGACRVAYGTEWARMMVLLQGMQGLGKPGRSIWGTTMGAPSDTKNWFPAYADLQGRVATSKVANLLPVNPNKQRVWRLTLPDAILDPPISWYGEGFCGQSLQQQFTHFEYPMEGCSEIKLFYRYGGSFMGTMSDTSKWVRMYQSPKLEFVVNQDCWYNGETQMADIILPACTNFERDDVGEWGACGGYTCHASSGCNYRVVVRQQKCLEPMWESKSDYEIFTLLAEKLGRKEEFTDGKTELDWVRAFFESSDLPQHISWEEFDKKGYHIINIDDDYKSTPSLRWFAEGRDCDTPDTNNPKRGTEKAGHLGTFSGKIEFASDSLKSKFPDDEERPVTPRYIKSWEGHHSEIFKKYPLQLMSPHPRFSFHCHYDKHTDWLDDIPVHRIKKDGYAWWPARLNPEDAKLRGIQSGDIVRLHNDRGSVLCIAVVTGRVRHGVVHSYCSSAKYDPLTPGKFDSPDRGGCVAILTSSRMVSKNVPGMTPNSCLIEIEKWEG, from the coding sequence ATGATGAGTGAACAAGTTTTTACCAACTGTACCAACGCCGGACCTGTCAGCGTCTACGTGAAAGATGGTAAAGTGACCCGTATGCGACCTCTGGTTGCTGATGAGAAGGATTTCAAACCATGGGTAATTGAAGCCGATGGTAAAAAATATTCTCCACCGAAAAAGTTTAATGTAGCTCCGTACGTTCATGCCGATAGGCGAAGACTCTATTCCGATGATCGTATCAAGTATCCTATGAAACGGGTGGATTTTGATCCAAACGGCGAGAGGAATCCACAAAATCGCGGAAAATCTCCCTACGTACGGATCTCCTGGGATGAGGCTCTTGCTATAGTTTCCAGTGAGATCAAGCGGGTGACTGCGACCTATGGTGGTTCAGCGATCAGTGGTATGACCTCTTCCCATCACAACTGGGGCATTGTCGGCTATAAAATGGGTCCCTTTGCCCGGTTTATGAATATGCTCGAGTTTACACCGGTGCTTGATAATCCCGATAGCTGGGAGGGCTGGCATTGGGGAGCAACCCATACCTATGGTTTCTACTGGCGTCTTGGCATGCCCGAACAGTACGACCTCCTCGAAGATTCGCTGCAAAATGCGGAGATGATCGTCTTGTGGTCCAACGATCCCGACTCTACCAGGGGCACCTACACCGGTCAGGAATCCGCACAGTGGCGTCAATGGCTGAAAGAAAAAGGCGTCAAGATGGTCTTTATCGATCCCTTCCATAATTTCACCGCGGGCGTGATGGAAGGCAAGTGGATAGCTCCACGAATGGGCACCGATACTGCCCTTGCCATGGCCATCGCCTATGTCTGGATTACTGAAGACATCTACGACAAAGAGTATGTAAAGGATCGGACCATTGGTTTTGACGAGTTCAAGCCATATGTCCTTGGTGAAACCGATGGTCAACCTAAAACCCCCGAATGGGCGGAAGAGGAATCGGGTGTAAAAGCTCGGGTTATTCGCGCGCTGGCCCGTGAGTGGGCCGCCAAGCGGACAATATTGTCAGGCGGTTCCCGTGGTGGTGAAGGTGGCGCCTGTCGTGTGGCATATGGCACCGAGTGGGCCCGTATGATGGTTCTGCTCCAGGGAATGCAGGGTCTTGGAAAACCAGGTCGTTCTATCTGGGGTACCACCATGGGAGCACCCTCCGATACCAAGAACTGGTTTCCGGCCTATGCTGACCTGCAGGGACGCGTTGCAACCTCCAAGGTGGCCAATCTCCTGCCGGTTAATCCAAATAAACAGCGGGTGTGGCGCCTTACCCTGCCCGATGCGATTCTTGATCCGCCAATCAGCTGGTACGGCGAAGGTTTTTGCGGCCAGTCACTGCAACAACAGTTCACCCATTTTGAGTATCCGATGGAAGGGTGTTCGGAAATCAAGTTGTTCTACCGCTATGGCGGTTCGTTCATGGGAACTATGAGTGATACATCCAAATGGGTAAGGATGTACCAGAGTCCTAAACTTGAATTTGTTGTCAACCAGGATTGCTGGTACAACGGTGAGACCCAGATGGCTGACATTATTCTGCCTGCCTGTACCAACTTTGAACGGGATGATGTCGGAGAATGGGGTGCCTGCGGCGGCTATACCTGCCATGCGAGCAGCGGCTGCAACTACAGGGTCGTGGTCCGTCAGCAGAAATGTCTGGAGCCGATGTGGGAATCTAAATCTGATTATGAGATTTTCACCCTTCTCGCCGAGAAACTCGGCAGAAAAGAAGAATTCACCGATGGTAAAACAGAGCTGGACTGGGTGAGGGCATTTTTCGAATCCTCAGACCTGCCGCAGCACATAAGCTGGGAAGAGTTTGATAAGAAGGGCTATCACATCATCAATATTGATGATGATTATAAGTCGACGCCATCTCTTCGCTGGTTTGCAGAAGGTCGAGATTGTGACACCCCTGATACCAACAATCCTAAACGCGGTACAGAAAAAGCAGGACATCTCGGTACCTTCAGCGGCAAGATTGAGTTTGCCTCCGATAGCTTGAAAAGCAAGTTCCCAGATGATGAGGAGCGTCCGGTGACGCCCCGGTATATCAAGAGTTGGGAAGGACACCATAGTGAGATTTTTAAGAAATACCCACTGCAACTGATGTCACCGCATCCGCGTTTCAGCTTCCATTGTCACTATGATAAACATACCGATTGGCTCGATGATATTCCGGTCCACCGTATTAAAAAAGACGGATACGCCTGGTGGCCTGCACGGCTTAACCCTGAAGACGCTAAACTGCGGGGTATTCAGTCGGGTGATATCGTACGACTCCATAATGACCGGGGCTCGGTTCTCTGTATAGCCGTGGTTACAGGACGTGTACGCCATGGCGTTGTGCACAGCTACTGTTCTTCGGCCAAGTACGATCCACTTACTCCCGGAAAATTTGATTCTCCAGATAGAGGCGGTTGTGTCGCCATCCTCACTTCGTCACGGATGGTGTCTAAAAATGTACCGGGAATGACACCGAATTCCTGCCTCATCGAAATTGAAAAATGGGAGGGCTGA
- a CDS encoding saccharopine dehydrogenase C-terminal domain-containing protein, translated as MNNGIQSILVLGLGKVGHLVAELLLETDFQVSGGDLHIPSDISYPTITIDVKDSEALARHLEGFDAVLSCLPYSYNLEIATIACSKGIHYFDLTEDVPTTRAIIEMSKGAATILAPQCGLAPGFIGIVGSSLAARFDKIRAIKLRVGALPQHPTGLLGYAFNWSPEGVVNEYLNDCEVIENGEHKWVSPMEWIETLVINGIQLESFTTSGGLGTMCETFLNKVENLDYKSIRYPGHVRQMNFFFHELLMRENRELAGKILTNAKPAVSDDVVFVHASCEGWKDGQLLRDEFVNAYYPMIIRGRMRRAISWTTAASVCAVVEMVNSGALPDRGFLKQEEIPLEKFLQTRNGRLYGREKAEETW; from the coding sequence ATGAACAATGGAATCCAGTCAATTTTGGTTCTTGGCCTTGGCAAGGTCGGTCATCTTGTTGCCGAACTTCTCCTGGAAACCGATTTCCAGGTTAGCGGCGGCGACCTGCACATCCCGTCCGACATATCCTATCCGACGATAACCATAGACGTGAAGGACAGCGAAGCGCTGGCCCGGCACCTTGAAGGATTCGACGCCGTGCTCTCCTGCCTGCCGTACAGCTATAACCTGGAAATCGCGACTATCGCCTGCTCAAAGGGCATTCACTACTTTGATTTGACTGAAGATGTTCCCACCACCAGGGCCATCATCGAGATGAGCAAAGGGGCTGCCACTATCCTGGCGCCGCAATGCGGTTTAGCTCCGGGCTTTATCGGCATTGTCGGGTCGTCGCTGGCGGCCCGATTCGATAAGATCAGGGCTATCAAGCTGCGCGTCGGCGCCCTGCCGCAACATCCCACCGGCTTGCTGGGTTACGCCTTCAACTGGTCGCCCGAAGGGGTGGTCAACGAGTATCTCAATGACTGTGAAGTTATTGAAAACGGCGAGCATAAATGGGTCTCTCCCATGGAATGGATCGAGACCCTGGTAATAAACGGCATCCAGCTCGAATCCTTCACCACCTCAGGCGGCCTTGGGACCATGTGTGAAACCTTCCTCAACAAGGTCGAGAATCTGGACTATAAAAGCATTCGCTACCCCGGTCATGTACGGCAGATGAATTTTTTCTTTCATGAACTGCTGATGAGGGAAAACAGAGAATTGGCCGGCAAGATCCTCACCAATGCCAAACCGGCCGTCAGCGATGATGTCGTTTTCGTCCATGCCTCCTGCGAAGGCTGGAAAGACGGGCAGCTGCTGCGTGATGAATTCGTCAACGCCTATTATCCCATGATCATCCGCGGCAGAATGCGGCGCGCCATTTCCTGGACAACGGCCGCCTCGGTCTGCGCGGTGGTGGAGATGGTCAACAGCGGCGCTCTGCCTGACCGGGGCTTTCTCAAACAGGAGGAAATTCCACTGGAAAAATTCCTGCAGACCCGGAACGGCCGACTGTACGGCCGGGAAAAGGCGGAAGAGACCTGGTAG
- a CDS encoding acetate--CoA ligase family protein — protein sequence MMDLFFKPKSVAVIGASGTPGKLGYVIVNNIKGSDFSGSVYPVNPKSDEILGYKVYRSLTEISGDVDLVITALPTPKLTVATLEECAQKGVKAVIIESAGFAEMGGDGVGYQKQIVEIARENNIRVMGPNCSGIVSRDIVTSIYPINKKVSKGNVVLIGQSGLLAAGMAADIVENESLNISKVVSFGNKCDVSENDLLEYFGNDDGVDVISMYLETISDGRNLTRIAKKVAAKKPVIFLSGGRTEAGAKAAMSHTGSIASNAKIVEAAVKQTGMIMADDFTELKDFAKVFSTQPLPKGNRIAVITLAGSVGVNVSDLCASHGLELPKLTPETTEKLKDMFDTPVSNPVDLYFSVTKIGFTKTLETTFPEAFRDANIDAAVLILAGFEYTQEAVQKKIIQKIVKEVGKPVVICMIVGYNKYKNVIMDEMGKELPVFPSLISGVKALSKLCEYGIRRQKLSA from the coding sequence ATGATGGATCTTTTTTTTAAACCCAAATCGGTTGCTGTCATTGGAGCCAGCGGCACTCCCGGAAAGCTGGGCTATGTAATTGTCAATAATATCAAGGGGAGCGATTTTAGCGGCAGTGTTTATCCGGTCAATCCAAAATCAGATGAGATCCTGGGATACAAGGTATACCGCTCACTCACGGAAATATCGGGTGACGTTGATCTGGTTATCACTGCTCTTCCCACTCCCAAACTGACTGTTGCTACCTTGGAGGAGTGTGCCCAAAAGGGAGTCAAGGCGGTAATAATCGAATCTGCCGGGTTTGCCGAAATGGGTGGCGATGGTGTGGGGTATCAGAAGCAAATAGTAGAAATTGCCAGGGAAAATAATATCAGGGTGATGGGACCAAACTGCTCCGGTATTGTTTCACGAGATATCGTAACATCCATCTATCCCATTAATAAAAAAGTATCCAAGGGTAACGTAGTGCTCATCGGTCAATCCGGTCTTTTGGCGGCTGGAATGGCAGCTGATATCGTAGAAAATGAAAGCCTGAATATCAGCAAAGTTGTTTCCTTCGGTAACAAATGCGATGTCAGCGAAAACGATTTGCTGGAGTACTTTGGTAATGACGATGGCGTCGATGTGATTTCAATGTATTTGGAAACAATTTCCGATGGTCGCAATCTCACCAGGATCGCTAAGAAAGTTGCCGCTAAAAAGCCGGTTATTTTTCTTAGCGGTGGGCGCACTGAAGCCGGCGCCAAAGCGGCCATGAGCCATACCGGCAGTATCGCCAGCAACGCGAAAATCGTCGAAGCGGCAGTCAAACAGACGGGTATGATCATGGCCGATGATTTTACCGAACTCAAAGATTTCGCCAAGGTTTTTTCCACCCAGCCGCTTCCCAAAGGTAATCGCATCGCGGTGATCACCCTGGCCGGAAGTGTCGGGGTTAATGTCTCGGATCTGTGTGCAAGCCATGGCCTGGAACTCCCCAAGCTGACTCCGGAAACAACGGAGAAATTAAAGGATATGTTCGATACGCCCGTATCAAATCCTGTCGACCTGTATTTCAGCGTAACCAAAATCGGCTTTACCAAGACCCTGGAAACCACTTTTCCTGAAGCGTTCAGAGATGCAAACATAGACGCTGCTGTACTCATTCTGGCCGGTTTCGAATATACCCAGGAGGCCGTTCAGAAAAAAATCATCCAGAAAATCGTCAAAGAGGTTGGCAAGCCGGTGGTTATCTGCATGATCGTTGGATACAATAAATATAAAAACGTCATAATGGACGAAATGGGCAAAGAGCTGCCGGTGTTCCCTTCTCTGATCTCCGGGGTAAAGGCATTAAGCAAATTGTGCGAGTACGGTATCCGCCGACAAAAATTATCAGCCTAA
- a CDS encoding acetate--CoA ligase family protein: protein MTTAQILSRARDEKRSVLTEIEAKQILGEAGINCTPTVLATTKEQAVSISEEIGYPVVLKISSVDITHKSDSGGVKVNLNSKEAVEQAYDEIMTSCRAYAPDANIEGVAVQGMAKMGTEIIMGMIKDASFGPVVMFGLGGVLVEVLKDVSFRIVPIEKADAQEMTGEIQGKKLLEGYRGQDPADVPCLHEMLVKLSDFVNDTPGIEEIDMNPVFAYKDGAVVVDARIILSA, encoded by the coding sequence ATGACAACAGCTCAAATTTTGAGTAGGGCCAGGGATGAGAAGAGGTCGGTGCTTACTGAGATAGAGGCTAAACAGATCCTGGGTGAAGCTGGAATAAACTGTACTCCGACAGTGCTTGCCACCACCAAGGAACAAGCGGTGTCCATCAGTGAAGAAATAGGCTACCCGGTGGTACTGAAAATCTCTTCGGTAGATATTACCCACAAAAGCGATTCCGGAGGCGTCAAGGTCAATCTGAACAGCAAAGAAGCTGTTGAGCAGGCATATGATGAGATCATGACATCATGCCGGGCCTATGCACCTGATGCAAACATAGAGGGTGTTGCGGTTCAGGGCATGGCAAAAATGGGAACTGAGATCATCATGGGCATGATCAAGGACGCCAGTTTTGGGCCGGTGGTAATGTTTGGACTCGGCGGCGTGCTGGTTGAGGTGTTAAAGGATGTGTCCTTTCGAATCGTCCCGATCGAGAAGGCCGATGCACAAGAGATGACCGGTGAGATCCAGGGCAAAAAGCTTCTTGAAGGATATCGGGGACAAGATCCAGCGGATGTACCATGTCTCCATGAGATGCTGGTTAAACTTTCCGACTTTGTCAATGATACTCCGGGAATCGAAGAGATCGATATGAACCCGGTGTTTGCGTATAAAGATGGCGCCGTTGTCGTTGATGCCAGAATAATTTTATCCGCTTAA
- a CDS encoding SDR family NAD(P)-dependent oxidoreductase, giving the protein MKNIFKLDGKIAIVTGGAGGIGEALALGLGIHGATVVVSSRNQEAIDKVAKKIIAETGNEAIAIAADVTDEKSVQNLIDKVVEKYGRVDILVNAMGMNIKHNAFDYPMEDWDKLFNVNVKGTMIACKAAGKVMQAQKSGAIVNLSSVRGIRGYTGGNTGYCATKGAVELITKALALEWAASGIRVNALGPALVITPGTKHIAEDPKLAAKYAAAVPMGRIGLPEDMVGAVVYLVSNAASFVSGQTIYVDGGLTAA; this is encoded by the coding sequence ATGAAAAACATATTCAAACTGGATGGTAAAATAGCCATAGTCACAGGTGGAGCCGGCGGTATAGGGGAAGCTCTGGCCCTTGGTCTTGGAATTCATGGTGCCACCGTAGTGGTTTCGAGCAGGAACCAGGAAGCGATTGACAAGGTGGCAAAGAAAATAATTGCTGAAACCGGCAATGAGGCTATTGCCATTGCAGCGGATGTCACCGACGAAAAAAGTGTCCAGAACCTCATCGACAAGGTTGTGGAAAAATATGGACGAGTCGATATCCTGGTTAATGCCATGGGCATGAATATCAAGCACAATGCCTTTGATTACCCGATGGAAGATTGGGATAAGCTCTTTAACGTCAATGTCAAAGGAACCATGATTGCCTGTAAGGCTGCCGGGAAAGTTATGCAGGCGCAAAAGAGTGGTGCCATCGTCAATTTGTCTTCGGTACGAGGAATTAGGGGCTATACCGGCGGCAATACCGGCTATTGTGCAACAAAAGGAGCAGTCGAACTTATCACTAAAGCCTTGGCACTTGAATGGGCAGCGAGCGGAATCAGGGTGAATGCTTTAGGGCCGGCGCTGGTCATTACACCCGGCACAAAACATATTGCTGAAGATCCCAAGCTGGCTGCCAAATACGCTGCCGCCGTTCCGATGGGCCGGATTGGTTTGCCTGAAGATATGGTGGGAGCAGTAGTCTATCTGGTTTCAAATGCGGCCAGTTTTGTATCCGGTCAGACCATTTATGTTGACGGTGGACTCACCGCCGCCTAA